A region of the Lycium barbarum isolate Lr01 chromosome 1, ASM1917538v2, whole genome shotgun sequence genome:
CTGACCCGGCCCCGACCCGGCTCTTTGTGGCCCACGTTTaaatggcccggcccggcccacttgacacccttaatTTAAGTTCTCTCAAAACTCAGACACAGTTGGTCATCATCTTGAGTCTTAGATTAGCTTAAGTTAAACCATAATAATTGGTGGTAATGTTATTAGACTATTTAGAAAGTGATTACCAAAAAAACATACTGTATTAAAAATAAACAATCTCACCAAAATTGACTTTAAATAAACAATCTCACCAAAATTGACTTAAATACATAGAAAAAGTTTATACGTACGTAAAATGTAAATATTGACAACTTATGAAAAGACAGTGGAACCCACATATTTTACTTTTCAAAAACCAGCAAATTCCTTGGTAAAACTTAGCTACAACACGTGTACAACTTCAGAGTACCCAAAAACAAAACTACCAACTTCACACTGTGAGGACGACAACACTTTTGTGGTTCTCGTTTATATAATATAgtaaaatatatgattattaattaatatatatttaaaaacaatatatatcttaaatacctaatttaatatcatttataaaagtGTATATATATTAAATGTTAACTTTTAATTATTGATAATTAACTTTTCTGTTTGTCATTTaatcaaactgtgtaattacatttgtgcaaccaaacaatGCTCTTGTAATTACATTATAACAAGTAAACATGTCTTCGTAATCACTATACTGCATAATTACTAGGCTGTAGTATACTACCCTTCTAATCACACCAAATTCAATTactaggtggctttccaaacagaccccaAAGGTGGGTCTCAATTAATGTTATCATATTGAATGCTAATAATACCTGTAATTAATGACAGGAAAGAAGATAAACCTTTTGAGTGTCATTTTACGGGCTCTCCAATGTGCAAAAGAGCTTTAATGAATTATAGGTAATTTAAAGATTAATAATGGGTATGTGGTTTACTGAAATCCTATTAAATACTAATTAATTGCTAAAAATACAATTACTGTGAAATAACTTACAACAGCTAATGCCGGAACTATTGATTTAAAGCCTGTAGTTTTCTATGTATGCGGTAGAAGATCAAGATTTTCATCGGTTAACCTTCAAAAGGTACAATAGAGCAAAGGGAAATCTAAACCATCATGCATCTACCGACTatgttaaaaaagaaaaatattgtaTATAAGTTTTACCTGTAGCAATAACATATGCAACATCCAATAAAAATATAAGATAACAAAAGGCTGGCACGTATtcataatttgaaaaaaaaaacacgagGTGTCAATATTTACAACAAATCATCAAAATCTAAACTCTCTGAAATTTCAAACTTTATGAAGTGATTGCAATAACTCTCTTTCTCTTCTTATATGCCTGACAAAGGCGTATCAAAGCTAAAATTCTGACTATtctgattgttgttgttattcaaGAATTGGACCGTTGAGTTGTCAGATGCATCAAATGCAGAAAAACTATAGTTTTGAAGAGGTACCATCATATTTTCTTGGAATATTTGGCCATTCATCAAATAAGGCCCCACGTTACCTTGCATGGACTGGGAAGATGAACATGAAATATTTTGTAGGGTGCAATGTGGTATCTCCGGAACTTGGTTGTGTAGTTGATTATTATCTTGGAAAATGGAGGACTGGTTATGCAATAGTTGATTTTGTTCAAGATTTTGGAGCAAGAGTTCAGGCCCTTGAGAGTTTTGACTGTGTAATAACAGTTCTTGAGTTTCAGTATGGGATAGTAAAAGGGAGTTTGCAAGTTTGATGATTTCGGGGTTTATGAGTGTTTGTAGTCCCAATAATAAGCTTAAAAGATTAACCTTAGTTGAGTTGAGAATCGCCGACAAGTCAAAGGAATTAGGATGAGGGTTGTGAGTCACTGGATCGATGCCCCTCCTCGAAAGCCTCTTACTTAAGTTCGTGTTCCAATAATTCTTGACTTCATTGTCTGTTCTTCCTGGTAAGCGAGCCGCTATTGCAGACCATCTTAGCACAAACATAGCGATATATAGATGAGTTAAATCTTgaagatataattaagtaaataaaaatatatCCTTTTTAATAATTCAAATATTTTAGATAAGGTAGTCGCGCTATTCAACATGTAATCATAACTCATAGAGGTTGTTGGGTTCAAGTCTTAATTATCAACACATGTTATACAAAGAAGATTCCCTGTGCTTGACAATAAAAAGAAAGCATATTTGCATGTGAGGGGCGTGTGCATGTTACaaacataattaagtaaataaatgtGTTATCTCTAACCATTTAAACTTTTAAATGTGTGATCACACAATTTAAAAACAAAAGGTAGTGAAGACTAAAGAGctttgcatttaaaaaaaaaaaaaaaaggaggagaacCTAATGATGAAAGTTTTAAAAGAAATTGGATGGTCGGTCCCAAAGCTGTCAAATACCAGGTGAAAAACAAAAGAGAtattaaaagaaaaagagagtTAATATTCCATCTAAATGTTACTGCTGCACAGGTCCTCAGCAGGAGATAGTGACACATATTTTTCCTAACCTCTCCTACAACGGCAAAACTGTGGAATATGTTTTCTCATTTTGCAGGACCTCATTTTAGAATGGCAACAATTGACACGTATAATCATCAGCTGGTGGAAATCTAATTGCAGAGCAATTTTGAAGTCCGTAATCTCTGCAATACCAACTATCCATCCggcccaaaaagattgtcttagtttgacttgatacGGAGtttaaaaataaaggaagattttttaaatgtgtggtccaaaataagtcttagatatttgtgtggctgtaaataatctcataaagttaagttatttctaaatatagaaatgtgtccatcttttttggacaaactaataaggaaattaagacaatctttttgggacggagggagtattatctCATGGACACCATGAAAAAGGAGGAACACTATTAAGCATGGAGGAAAGGTGAGCTTATTCAGTGCAAAACATTAGGTGAATAGATCTCTTATGCAGCTGATTAGAATGTACTTTCGAAAAGTAAACCTGGAGTTTTTCAATGTATCATCAATGATTATACATCTGGAAGAACTCAAGCCAAGACTAAAGTATAAACTGGTTTGCGGGACACCTCCAACACAGGGACAAAGTGCAATATTGATGGAGCTAGCAAAGGTAATCCAAGAAGGAGCTCCAATGGATTCTGTCTAAGAAATCATAGAGGAAACTTGATATATGCACAGGCAAGGGAGATACATGAGAAAATAACTGTGGAAGCTGAGGCAATAGCCATAAGGGAAGCTATATACTATTCTACTTCTGCTGGAACTGAGCAGATTACCCTAGAAACAAATCCACTTGTTGTGAAAAGTGTACTGGAAAGGGATGGGACAGAGCATGGTAGATTATTAATGTGACTAAGTCACAGGAACACCGATGCAATATTGTCAAGTTCATCTTCTGCACACTCTTAGGGAAGGAAATTCACTTGTTGACTCTATTGAAAATCGGATTTTTGAAATCACAGGCACAGTTGAATACAATTATTTTAAGGAGCTACCCACCCAGGGAAGAAGATTACTTAACATGGACAAAGTCTAGTATCCATAAATCAGGATCAGAACACAACGTACTACATGTAACATGATCATCATGAAtacaaagaaggaaaaaaaaactgaACTGGAAATTATGAATTTGGCTAGCTATACTGTCTAATCTTGTACTAAGGAGGAGTCAAATGAAGCTGAGAACAGAGGACTACAGAAGATGACTTGTCGGTAGCTGATAGGGAGGACTAGCACAAAGCTTAATTATCTGGTTCTTTTGAAATTAGGCATCGAATATCTCTTGATAGCTAGTTCTTACTTTCTTAATTGCGTAAGCTGCTACTTTTGTCtgttttctttatatatataaaataagtcAACAGGGGCATCCTATTGgtatattaaattaaaaaaaaaaaaaattggaagaaaaagtaTAATTGGTATAAATCTTACCTGTTGCCGACAACACTGTGAAGTTGGATTATAGTTTCATCTTCTTCAGTAGAGAATCCTCCTCTCTTAATACCAGGCCTCAAATAATTCGTCCACCGAAGACGACAACTCTTGCCACACCTTTGAAGTCCTGCAAATACACAAATTTTTATTGAAATATTAGAACACCTATATATCTAGCATATATCTATATCTTATAAAAGCACAAACGTCAAAACGCTAAATGTTTAAACTAAATTTATTGTTATAACCTGGATTTTCCAACAAAATCGACCTATTTCTATTTAAACCATGATCATGAGCAAGTGCATAAATATACTCCTGAAAGATAAAATGGAAATAAGTATAATGGAAATAAAATCGGATTCCAGTCGATGAATCTTGCAATGAGTCCCTATTCTTATCGAAGAGAAGGAACGAGAAAAACCGAAATATTCCTACTCGAACAAGAAGTCCTATAGTTTACAACTCTGAGAAGGCGCACTTCATTCCCAAGCGGGGAGGGTTTGAACGTCATGTTCGCCAGGATCGGCTGATCCGCTGAGAAAAGACGGTAAGGCAAAGAGAAAGTACCACTTACGAGTCGGGTTTCCCGTTTACCCACAACGGAGGAGCCGCCCCCACCAGGTGGGGCATTGGTCATAGCCGAAATTCGTCGAAGGGATAAAACCAaaataaagaagagaaagaaaagttttttctttctttcaatccAAATAAGAGAATGGCTGCAAGCTCTAGGAAAGAAAGTGGCCGTGAGGTTACAAAGGTCGTGACTGAGTCTTGGTTGATTATCCACACTAAATGAGTTCGCTAAAAAGTACGAGGAGAGTAGTATCGTTAGGCTCACGCTACGAGTCTATACTGTTGAGAATAAAGTTGTAGGGGCAGCCCCCTCAGGGATCGTTCCTGCGCATCTCCTTACTTTATAGCAGTTATTGCTCCGGTTCCAGAAGGTATAGCTCTCGCCTCAGCTTTTTCTTTAATGCTAGGTTTTGAAAAAGACTTTTCATGTCATTCCCATTTAGGTCCGATTCGCCTTATTGACTGCTAGGGAGTCTACCCACATTCGAAGAGTGCCCTGCGGCTGCAAGTGTGCATGAAATAGCGCGTATATAAGAGCTGTTTGAATGGGTTTTTCAGCTTGCTGACTAGGGTTGGCAGCTAAATTCAGTCTTCGAGACCCCATAAACAACTATCGTTTGTGAATGTAGGTTGTGTCGGGGATATACTGTGGCTAGTCAGTCATTTCGTTTGCATTTTCTTCAACGAGACCGAAAACACAGCAAGTTACAACCTAAGATCTATGACCATATTATGTTAACTGTTCGTATTTCGTTCATTCCATCGGTATGAAATCAATAAGCTTTTTGATTGATGCAGGGCGCCGCCCCCCTTCAACGAATTAGAACCCATTGAGGGGGGCCTCGGTTCCTATGGCTCGTCCTATAAGAAAGGGGATATACCATAACCATAGGGAAGTAAAGGTGCATTCCTCCCGGGCTGGGCTCTCGCGTGTCCGGGATCCGATCAGATCTACCAGCGACCGGTTTACGGAACAAGGAGGTAAGCAAGGGCCTCCAATCTCGCTCGGCTCGGGGCGATCACTTGAACAGGGCGGGATTGATCGATCTACATCAAAAATTCTGGCTTCCCTTCCCAGGAGCGCCCCTTCGTCGACAACCTCTCATTTGTTCGACTACTCGCGGGGCCTGCTGCGTTTAGGGAGGGTAGAGCCCTTGATCCTTTCAAGAATGTAATTATCCTGAATATTAAGGAACGAAAAGAAAAAAAGTCTCGCACGAGTATTTCTCATAATATATGTTTTATTGGTAAGGTCATTGAAAGGTGTTCTATTTGCTCGCAGTTCCCGTTTGATACCGGATAAAGCAAATCTTGGTTTTAGAATTGAAAAAATTTTGTCCCTATTGTTACAAACATACGATTCATGGGGAGATAAAGAAATAGAGCGAACCAAGTACCTGTGTCTTACCCTTTCAAGGAAGGGGAAAAAATGGGGCTTTGGGTCCTCCTACTACAAGACATTTtcaagagctttcaaaagcttttCGTATGAAGTTTACCTGGTCAATAAGAGGGGGGAAGAAGGAAATGTCTCTTGTTCCTTATTCTTATGCAGTTGGTAGTTTGTATCTCCGGCCCTTGCCATTAGTTAGCTTGCACTTCCCTTGAGATGTTGACCAACTTTTATGCCCCTTTAATCATATTTTAATAGAACTTCACATAGGATAAAATTGTAATATCTAGATCTTTTGCCTAATGAATAAGACCTTGAGTTCAACTATGATTTTGTCCTTTCAAGGACATCCGATCAAATTAGACCTAACCTATGATTTGTATTCAAGAAAATCTACTATGCACAAGCATATGTATTCAATAAAATTTACAATGCACTGACATTAGATTTTCGTCTAACGGGTTCATAAGATAGTGTAGGAAATTAGCTTTTTTCGTCGCTATGGGGTTCTTCGTAGCCATTAGAGGTCAATATATGATCTGGGTTTATTTGTATTAACTATATATTCTTCTTGATTTAGCAGGAGCTATATGTTACGTCCTAACTAAATTAACAAATCTAATCAATTGGTGCAAAACGTAAAGGTGCTGAAATCACTCTTGGTAAACAAATTAATATGTTTTTTAAACATGTCTATTTACATTTGTGTTTATATTCAACAATATTTTCAGATGTTATTCTAAGTAAACTTTAAGTAGGAAGTTCTAAATTAATGACATGAAATATCTTTTCATGCTTATATCTTTTTCACTGAAAATCTTTCCTTTGAAGTATGCGTTGGGTGAATAGAAATTTTTCCTATTCAAAGAAGTTTGGGGTCTAAATAACATCTATTAGATATTAAGGATACCCAACTTTAAGAGCACAGTGGGAAAGTTCCTTCATAGAGATGACTTATCTTTAAAGTAATTGTTGTTCATAAAAGTTCTATACTCATTTAAATATCTTATAACAGGTTATAAACCCATATTCATTCTATTGTCTTTGTAAATTATAATCATTGCCAGTTGTTTGTGTCTTGACCATTTCTTATAATTTAGTTTTCAGATTTCTTAAAATCAGCTTTTCAACAATCATATGATCAAGCAAGGTTTAAAAGATTGTACTAAGAATAAGAGAACTTTATGAAATTTGAGGACAAATAAGGGAAGAATTAATATGGGACTTCTTTTTCCACAAGAAATCACTAATCAAATAATGGATAGAATTTTTTGTTGGAAAGACTGATAAATTCAACTTGAATGCCTAGATACCGACAAAGTCAATTGTAGGTTGAGGGAATGTGTTGTTAACAAAGTTGACACAATGTCTAAAAGATTATTACTAataatttatttgaccaatttttTTAGAAGCTAATAGTGCTTTTCTAAGAAATAATACTTATTTTATAGAGTTTAGGTGTTTGCCATACTTTTAGGGGGAAAATAAGTGGGTTTGAGTAGTAGCGGAAgttgtttttcagaagctaaatgAAATAGTTTTTACTCAAGAATATTTTTGAAACCTTGATCAAGCATAAATTACTGCTCTGATATTGACAAAAGCGTATTTTTTaaattgattagtcaaacacaCAATGCTATACTCAAAAggttatttttttcttcttaaactTATGACAAAAAACACTTTTTAGAATAAACAGATTTATGCTAATGCAATAACATTGATTTTCTGCATTTAAGATATTGTttcattttaaaataaatttctCAACATCTACGTGTGAGGCATGTACATAGAAACTAGTTATATTAAAAGTGGAAATAATTCAAAATGTAAAGTTGAATTACTAAAatgttaattaaaaattgaacGACTGTTTTATCAAATATTACTTCTATAAtagggattcgaaccctcaccaataaaGTGAGAGTTCAAGTAACCAACAAATTTAGCAACTAGATCCCTACGCCCCACATATCTCTTCTCCTCAGTTTCATAATTATTATTTATTCCGTTCTTAAACCTCTTTCTCCTCCTTTTTCCGTGGTATGTTTCTCTTGCTCACTGTTAGTATTCATTTATTATGGTTTCTCTAAAATCTCTCTTTGCcttctttagttttcttctgttttATCTTCGTAATTTCTTTATATTTATTTGTTAGAAATTCTGAAGTGGTGAGATTTTTGATAGAGTTATTGGGAGAATTCAACAACACTTTAGTGTATGCGATCTTCTTCTCTTTCATTGTGGCATGATTTTGGATTTTGCTTTATTGTCATTCcattttttgttttccttttagcGTCTTTTTTTTCTTACTTAGCCGATGAAATTTGCATTGTTAACTTGCAGACTGATTCttagcagtgttttaaaaggcgggggcgtaagacgagacgttttacatacgcctcgacgaggcgtaagcctcgaagcacggggcgtaagccccatgggtatttaatttttagtatttcttaaaataatataattacaataaatatttttaaataggtaaaattacataaaaaaataaaagaaaactgtaaataaatgaaatatatatatatatatatatatatatatatatatatatatatatatatatatatatatatgtatgtatgtatgtatatgtgtgtgtgtgtgagcgcgcgcgcgcttgatcctcacaaaaaaatgatcaaagcaattcattatacaccgcttataacttgtaattatatataacataattttacaagtataaacaatacaatgaaataaaagctattatgatatgcaaaacaattctaacattttaactttcaaacacggaaaaaaacacagtttcttaaaacactattactatcatactattcattttatctccctataagcaaataatcaataaaatttatcaatattacaattaaaacataacttcttcatgaacaaaaaataaaattatatgataattctgatacataggactaaTGATCAAtcacaagtgaaaatgtacaattccgctatgtgtttttttttttaaaattaagtgatattcaccctcacgacgttctcaaatagtaaatatccaatactacgacttgttatatgagttacacccaatcttctatttctatagatgaaaaactattaagtatcattattttgttaaacaattatgagggtgaatgattttaattaaggaatttaaaatataatttgtgtaaaaactgttaggcgagccctgggcgttaggcgttaggcgtgtttagggcgtacgatTGGACGCTTAAGGGGTAAACCTTATAgaaactaagccccgcacgttagcctcAGAACGTTTTGTCATTATC
Encoded here:
- the LOC132636695 gene encoding transcription factor MYB41-like, producing MLSSYLPTLAIFLENEKNIAMGRAPCCDKNGLKKGAWTAEEDQKLIQYIQVHGPGKWTNLPKNAGLQRCGKSCRLRWTNYLRPGIKRGGFSTEEDETIIQLHSVVGNRWSAIAARLPGRTDNEVKNYWNTNLSKRLSRRGIDPVTHNPHPNSFDLSAILNSTKVNLLSLLLGLQTLINPEIIKLANSLLLSHTETQELLLHSQNSQGPELLLQNLEQNQLLHNQSSIFQDNNQLHNQVPEIPHCTLQNISCSSSQSMQGNVGPYLMNGQIFQENMMVPLQNYSFSAFDASDNSTVQFLNNNNNQNSQNFSFDTPLSGI